From Thalassospiraceae bacterium LMO-JJ14:
GGGGCGTGTCGTCGGGCGTCTCGCCCAGTTCCTTGTCGAGCAGGACCGCGGCCATTTTCTTTGCGATCATTGCGGATTCCGGTGTGCCGCGTACATGCGCCATCACGATCGCGCCTTCCTTGAGGAGCGACAATTGCTCGGCCAGGTCTTCGGGGTCGCGGGCGCCGGCCTGGGCGCACAGCTTGCCGAGATATTCGGCGATACGCCGTTTGTGCTCGGCCGCCAAGCGGTGCGCAGGATGGTCCAGTTCTCCAAACTCGCACGCTGCATTGATGAAAGCACATCCTGAATAGCCGAGCCCGGCAAACGCGCGGCCCTGGAACCATTCTTCAAGCGCATCGAACATCGAAAGCAGCCGGCCGCGTGGCGTCGCCGACGCTTTCTCCATTTCGCTCATCAGCCAGTTGCGGAACGTTTCATCGCGCCGCTGCAGCGCGGCAAGGATCAGTTCCTCCTTGGAGCGGAAGTGTTTGTACAGCGTCATTTTGGCGACGCCGGCCTCGGCCAGGATCTTGTCGATCCCGGTGGCGTTGAAGCCGTGCTTGTAAAAGAGGCGCAAAGCAGTGTCGATCAGTTCGTCGCGGCGCGATTTCAAAGGAATCTCCTTAAAGCATACTACTCTGTCTATCATTCATTAGGTCAGGCAATCAAGAATAACAACAAAAAAGTCATGGTCTCTTGATTGGGCTCATATATCTGACATCACATAAAGGTCTGTATACAAAAAACATACAGATATACGGGCCCTGATGCAGATCAATATCAAGGAATCCCATAAAAAGGGACATAGGCGGAAATATTTATAAAAAAACCTATTGACTAAGACAGACAGGTCTGTATATTACGCTGCATCACAACGACACAATGAATTGCCCAAACGAAGGAGAACACCAATGCCCCGTACGAATCTTCCCACCACGACCAATGACGCGCCGGCAGCAGCTCAGCCGCTGCTCGACGGCGTCAACAAGGCGCTCGGCAGCGTTCCGAACATGTTTCGTATTATTTCCAACAGCCCGGCCGCCCTCGAAGGGTATCTCGGGCTTAACGGTGCTCTGGCGAAAGGCACGCTTTCCCCGCAGACGCGCGAACGGATCGCTCTCGCGGTAGGCCAGGTGAATGGCTGCGGATATTGCCTGTCCGCGCATACGTACCTGGGTAAAAACCTCGCGAAACTGGACGACGCGGAAATTGCCGCCAACCGTATCGGCGCTTCGACCGACCCCAAGGCTGATGTGGCTGTGCGGTTCGCCGTGAAACTGGTCGAAAATCGCGGCCGTGTCAGCGAGGCCGACGTATCCGAACTGAAGATCGCCGGTTACGAGGATGGCGATATCGTTGAGATCGTGGCCCACGTCGCCCTCAACACATTGACCAATTACATCAACGAGGCCCTTGAAACGCCGATCGACTTCCCCGTCGTCAGCACCAAGGTCGCCTAAGACGGACCCCCAAGGGCGCCCCGGCTGTTTCTGCCCCCTGGAAACGCTCCTGGGCCGGGGCGCCCGCCCCCCCTAAAGGGACAAAAAGCTAAAGGAATAAGAAAATGTCACGCCCCCCCTTGCCACCGTTTGACGAAGCAACGGCCAGGATAAAGGTCCGAATGGCCGAGGATGCATGGAACAGCCGTTCGCCCGAGAGGGTCTCGCTTGCGTACACAGCCGATAGCCGGTGGCGAAACCGGGCCGAGCAACTGGAAGGCCGCGAACAGATTGTTCTGTTTCTGACCAGGAAATGGACACGTGAACTCGATTACCGCCTGATCAAGGAACTTTGGGCATTTCATGAGAACCGGATTGCCGTTCGTTTTGCCTACGAATTTCATGACGACAGCGGAAACTGGTACCGGGCTTACGGAAACGAGAACTGGGAATTTGCCCCCGACGGATTGATGCGTGTGCGCATTGCGTCGATCAACGATCTGCCGATCTCGGAAGAGCAGCGGTTGCTGCGCTGGCCGCTCGGCCCCCGCCCGGAGGATCACCCGGGCCTCTCGACCCTGAAATTATAGCGAACACCCGAATACCGGCGCCGGCACCCCGGCACCGGGAGCAGAGGACCGTGGATGCATTTCCCTGCGCCGCAAGCGTAGCGATTTCTGCGACAGGACGAGTCTTGCCTGAAGACAGGGATTACAGGTCCGTCAACCCGGCGGTGCGGCATGGCGATCGCACCGTCTAAACCTAGACGAGGAGTAACAAATGGATACGAACATAGCTGACGAATGCGGTTGCGGTGTTACGCACGAGAAAGTGGATATGGCCCGCCGCCGTCTCATGTCAGGTGCAGCCGGCGTTGCCGCCTTGGGCGCGGTGGCCGCTACGGGCGGCGTTGCTTCGGCGGCAACCAGCGAAGCGCGGGCACAGTATGCGGATCCCGAAAAACCGGGGCTGCCGCAAATCGATATGACGATCGATCCCAAGCGAACCGCGCTTGTCGTCACGGATCCGCAAATCGACTTTCTCTCCGAAAAAGGCGTGACGTGGGGTGTCGTGGGCGAGAGCGTTACCGAGCAGGGCACCGTCGACAACATCGAGCGTCTATTCATCGCCGCCAAGAAAACGGATATGCCGGTCTTCATTTCGCCGCACTATTACTATCCGCACGACCACAAATGGCAGTTCGAGGGCACGCTTGAAAAAACCATGCACTCGATTGGTATGTTCAATCGCCTTGATCCACTGAATGTGGACGGTTTCAAGGGCTCCGGCGCGGATTGGATGCCGCAGTACAAGAAATACATCGAAGACGGCAACACGATCGTCTGCTCGCCTCACAAGGTCTACAGCCCGGCGCAGAACGATCTCAATCTGCAACTGCGCAAACGTGGCATCGACAAGGTGATCCTCGCTGGCATGTCGGCGAACCTGTGCACCCAGGCGCACCTTTACGACCTGCTGGAACTTGGTTTCGAGGTTGCGGTCGTACGCGATGCGACGGCCGGAGCCAAGGTTCCCGAAGGGGATGGTTACCTCGCCGCGATTATCAATTTCCGGATGGTCGCCAATGCCGTCTGGTGGACGGACGATGCCGTTAAACGCATCACCAATGCTGTCATCTGACCTCAAACCCAAACCTCAACTCACTCAAAAACCTGAAAGGATCAATCTCATGGATATCAAGTCTTACTTCGTTGTTGCCGTAATGATGGCACTGTCGGTCTTCTTTACGACCGTGGCGTTCGCCGATGATGAATACAACGTCGCGAAAGGTCTGACGCTGACAGGCAACCCGCTCGGGATGCATGGCGTCGATCCGATTTCGCTGTTTGAAAGCGACGAACCGAAAATCGGCAATGCCGAATTCACTTCGGAACATGAAGGCGTCGACTACTACTTTGCCTCTGCCGAGGCAAAGAAACGCTTCGAGGCGAACCCGGAGTTATATGTGCCCCAGTTCGGTGGTTTCTGCGCCTTCGGGGTCAACGTTGGCAAGAAACTCGATGGCGATGCCCGCTACGCCGATATCCTCGACGGCAAGCTCTATCTGTTCGTGAACGACATTATTCTTCAGAAGTACCTGAAAAACAGGGAACAGATCATCGCCGGTGCTTACGATAAATGGCCGGGGATCCGTTCCACGCCCGTGGAAAACCTCTGACGGGATTGTTGAAGGCCGGATTGTGACCTCGCTTATCCGGGGCGTGCAATCCGGCCTTCCCGTGCCGGCTGAAGCGTAGGAGACACAGAGACCGGTTCGAATTGGGACCGCTCTGTGTCTCTTTGCTTTTATGGACGCTGGGGCAGGGGCATTCCGCGCTCAGGCGCGCGGCCGGGAAACCGCATTCTCGCCGTCATCGTCATCGTCGTCTTCGATCTCGTCGATATCTTCCGGCGGCAGCCCCGCGGCGTCGCGTGCCTTCAGACGCCGGTAACGTCGGATACTGACCGGGATCAGACCGAGATAGAGAAACAGCACCGCCGCCAGTGTCCACCAAGGCGCGGAAACGGTGAACGTCACCGTCACGGCAATTACGATCATCACCGGCAGGAACCAGGCGCGGGGAATGCGCGAAGCCTTGAACGAAAACGTCGGTACCGTGCTGATCAGAAGCGCACCGGATGCCAATTCCCATATCGCGACAGTGCCCGGGTTACGGAAGAAGTCGTCCCCCAGATTGAGCGACATGATCAGCGGCAGCAGAACCAGCCCTGCACCGGCAGGGGCCGGCACGCCGGTGAAGAACTGCCCCGCCCACTTCGGTTTGCCCGGGTCTTCGAGCGCGACATTGAAGCGCGCCAGACGCAGCCCGCAGCACATGGCGAACAGCATGCACACGATCCAGCCCCAACGCCCGGCATCCTGCATTGCCCACAGATAAAGGATCAACGCCGGACAGACGCCGAAACAGACGAAATCGGAAAGCGAATCCAGCTCGGCACCGAACTTGCTGGCGCCTTTCAAGAGCCGGGCGACACGGCCGTCCAGCGCATCGAGCAGCGCCGCGACAGCGACTGCCATGGCGGCGAATTCCCATTGTGCGTGCAGTGCGAACCTGACCGATGTCAGCCCCGAGGCCAGTCCCATCAGTGTCAGGACGTTGGGGATCAGCTTGTTCAGGCTCATGACGCGGATGCCGCGGCGTTTCTGCGCAGCGCCGGCCGCTTGATCGGCGTCCTGAGCGGACGTCGGGTTTTCTGGCGCTTCTTCGGTCATCTAGCGAATCTCGCCCTTTAACGGTTCGCCGTTTCTGGCGAGATCGGCAATGACCGTCTCGCCGGCAACGGTGGTCTGACCTTCGATCACCAGCGGCTGCACGTCGTCCGGCAGGTAAATGTCGACACGCGAGCCGAAACGGATCAGGCCGAAACGTTCGCCGGCCTTGAGCGGCGAACCGGTTTCAACGTAGCACAGGATGCGCCTGGCCACGAGACCGGCGATCTGCACGAAGGCGATCTCGGTGCCGTTATCGGCTTTCACCTTGAGCGACATGCGCTCGTTGAATTCGCTGGCCTTGTCGAGCGATGCATTGAAAAAACGGCCGGGCCGGTAATGCTTTGCGCTGACAATGCCGGAAATCGGTGAACGGTTCACATGCACGTTGAAGACGTTCATGAATACCGCGACGCGGGTCATCGGCTCGGTACCCATGTCCAGTTCGGGCGGCGGCGGCGCCTTGATCACCGACTGCACGACGCCGTCGGCGGGGCAGATGACGAGGTTGTCGCCGCTCGGCGTGATCCGGTCCGGATCGCGGAAGAAATACACGCACCACGCCGTCAGAAGCGCACCGAGCACGCCGGCGGGTTCCCACCAGATGTAGAGGATTACCGCAACGGCGGCAAAAATCGCAATGAACGGGTATCCCGCTTTGTTAATCGGGACGAGAACGATTTTCAGCAAAACACGGCTCCTGATCTAACGCGACGTCAAATCTCAGTTGACGCTCGGAATTTCAAAGACTTGGCCCGGATATATCAAATCCGGATCGATAATCCGACCCTTGTTCGCCTCGAATATCTGAGTATAGGAAAAACCCGAGCCGTATACACGTCTGGCAATACGCCACAATGAATTGCCGGGTTGTACCAGCACATAGGTGCCTTCGGCCATGGCCTTGAGATCCTCGGCACGCGAGAACGGATACTCGACACGGGCCAGGACCTTGCCTTGTGTGCCGATCTGGTCGGCCCGCAACGTATAAAGCCCCGGCGGGATGAGGTCTTCGGGGCGGGCGACCCACTGGCTGTCATCGCCGGCGGTCGTCCGGGCGATCAGATCGCCGTCCAGATAGAGCAGGACGCTCGCGCCCTTCGGTGCCGCGCCACCGACGATGACATGCCCCTTGGCATCGTAATCGATGGTGTCGATGGTCAGCGGAAATTGCGTGCGGTCCGTCGGCCCGGCCGGATTCTGGACGATCTTTGTCGGCGCGTTGGCGGCCTTCGGGAACTTCAGGACCATGGCGTTCTGTTGTTTCGGGGTGTCGGTCGCGGCATCTCTGGCCGGCACGGCAATGACCACATCTTCGCTCGACGCAATAACATTGCCGTTTTCAAGCACGGCCCTGAGCGTCAGATTGCGCGAGCCGGGGGACAGCGGTTCGGCGGGGATGAACACCCACTCGCCGCGCTCGTCGGCTGTCACTTTGCCGATCAGCGTATCGCCATCGAGAATCTGCACCTCGCTGCCCGGTGGCGCCTTGCCGGCGATGACCGTATCGCCCTCGGGATTGACGCGGATGACATCGAACGACGGCCCGTGCGGGGTAGGGGCTTCCGGTTCCGCGGCGGCCGTGCCGTCGGCCGGCTTTGCGGTGTCCTGGACGGTGGTTTCCGTGCCGTCTGCGGTGATTTCTTCCTGCCAGGCGAACTCGTTCAAACCGATCGCTGCTGCAATCGCGGCGAGGCCAAGAAGGACCAGCAGGATAGGTGTTTTAGACATTGCTATTTGATTGCCATATTTATGCCCTGCATAAAAGAAATAGATGCATTCGCCGCGATACCGGCCGTCAGGCGCTAACGCGAACTTGATTGGACGTTTCGGCTGTCGCGGGCGATTTTTTAACCACGACATTATGACTGATTGAGGGAATCCCATGTCAGAACACACCCCGGAACAAATCCAAGGCACTGAAAACGTAGGTTCTACGCCGGTCTATGTCTGGGACGTTCCGACCCGCATATTCCACTGGTCACTGCTGGCCGCCGTCGCGACATCCCTGATTTCATCGGAATTTGGCCCGATGTCGGTGCACCTGATTTCCGGGCATGTGGTCCTGGCATTGCTGATTTTTCGCCTGTGCTGGGGGTTTTTGGGCGGCCGGCACGCGCGATTCGCAAGTTTCGTCAAGGGGCCGGTCACGGTCCTTAAATATGCCTGCCGTCTGAAGTCG
This genomic window contains:
- a CDS encoding TetR/AcrR family transcriptional regulator; translation: MKSRRDELIDTALRLFYKHGFNATGIDKILAEAGVAKMTLYKHFRSKEELILAALQRRDETFRNWLMSEMEKASATPRGRLLSMFDALEEWFQGRAFAGLGYSGCAFINAACEFGELDHPAHRLAAEHKRRIAEYLGKLCAQAGARDPEDLAEQLSLLKEGAIVMAHVRGTPESAMIAKKMAAVLLDKELGETPDDTPPSC
- a CDS encoding carboxymuconolactone decarboxylase family protein — encoded protein: MPRTNLPTTTNDAPAAAQPLLDGVNKALGSVPNMFRIISNSPAALEGYLGLNGALAKGTLSPQTRERIALAVGQVNGCGYCLSAHTYLGKNLAKLDDAEIAANRIGASTDPKADVAVRFAVKLVENRGRVSEADVSELKIAGYEDGDIVEIVAHVALNTLTNYINEALETPIDFPVVSTKVA
- a CDS encoding nuclear transport factor 2 family protein, with product MSRPPLPPFDEATARIKVRMAEDAWNSRSPERVSLAYTADSRWRNRAEQLEGREQIVLFLTRKWTRELDYRLIKELWAFHENRIAVRFAYEFHDDSGNWYRAYGNENWEFAPDGLMRVRIASINDLPISEEQRLLRWPLGPRPEDHPGLSTLKL
- a CDS encoding cysteine hydrolase, coding for MDTNIADECGCGVTHEKVDMARRRLMSGAAGVAALGAVAATGGVASAATSEARAQYADPEKPGLPQIDMTIDPKRTALVVTDPQIDFLSEKGVTWGVVGESVTEQGTVDNIERLFIAAKKTDMPVFISPHYYYPHDHKWQFEGTLEKTMHSIGMFNRLDPLNVDGFKGSGADWMPQYKKYIEDGNTIVCSPHKVYSPAQNDLNLQLRKRGIDKVILAGMSANLCTQAHLYDLLELGFEVAVVRDATAGAKVPEGDGYLAAIINFRMVANAVWWTDDAVKRITNAVI
- a CDS encoding YHS domain-containing (seleno)protein, with translation MDIKSYFVVAVMMALSVFFTTVAFADDEYNVAKGLTLTGNPLGMHGVDPISLFESDEPKIGNAEFTSEHEGVDYYFASAEAKKRFEANPELYVPQFGGFCAFGVNVGKKLDGDARYADILDGKLYLFVNDIILQKYLKNREQIIAGAYDKWPGIRSTPVENL
- a CDS encoding phosphatidylcholine/phosphatidylserine synthase, whose translation is MTEEAPENPTSAQDADQAAGAAQKRRGIRVMSLNKLIPNVLTLMGLASGLTSVRFALHAQWEFAAMAVAVAALLDALDGRVARLLKGASKFGAELDSLSDFVCFGVCPALILYLWAMQDAGRWGWIVCMLFAMCCGLRLARFNVALEDPGKPKWAGQFFTGVPAPAGAGLVLLPLIMSLNLGDDFFRNPGTVAIWELASGALLISTVPTFSFKASRIPRAWFLPVMIVIAVTVTFTVSAPWWTLAAVLFLYLGLIPVSIRRYRRLKARDAAGLPPEDIDEIEDDDDDDGENAVSRPRA
- a CDS encoding phosphatidylserine decarboxylase: MKIVLVPINKAGYPFIAIFAAVAVILYIWWEPAGVLGALLTAWCVYFFRDPDRITPSGDNLVICPADGVVQSVIKAPPPPELDMGTEPMTRVAVFMNVFNVHVNRSPISGIVSAKHYRPGRFFNASLDKASEFNERMSLKVKADNGTEIAFVQIAGLVARRILCYVETGSPLKAGERFGLIRFGSRVDIYLPDDVQPLVIEGQTTVAGETVIADLARNGEPLKGEIR
- a CDS encoding LysM peptidoglycan-binding domain-containing protein codes for the protein MSKTPILLVLLGLAAIAAAIGLNEFAWQEEITADGTETTVQDTAKPADGTAAAEPEAPTPHGPSFDVIRVNPEGDTVIAGKAPPGSEVQILDGDTLIGKVTADERGEWVFIPAEPLSPGSRNLTLRAVLENGNVIASSEDVVIAVPARDAATDTPKQQNAMVLKFPKAANAPTKIVQNPAGPTDRTQFPLTIDTIDYDAKGHVIVGGAAPKGASVLLYLDGDLIARTTAGDDSQWVARPEDLIPPGLYTLRADQIGTQGKVLARVEYPFSRAEDLKAMAEGTYVLVQPGNSLWRIARRVYGSGFSYTQIFEANKGRIIDPDLIYPGQVFEIPSVN